ATTATGGTTTACAATCCAGCCCCACGGATCCATTGCGATACATTCGGCAATACTATGATAGTTAATACCTGCATTATCAAAGTAATTTTCCAAAATAAAGTTTCCAGCTGCATCTACGTGGTCAAAATTGCTTGGCAATAATGCAGACCGTTGCTGTACAACTTCGTCATAATGTGGATCTTCTGTTACTGGTGATAGATTGCGCTTCGCACGTTCTGCATTCAGATCCTTTAAAAATTCTGCCCGAAACTCACCAATTGAAAAGTCATCAATTGTATGTTTCTTGGGCTTTTTTGCTGGCTTAGTTGGTGCAGGCTTGGTTGGTGCCGGTTTCGTTGCATCAGCTGGTTTAATTTCACTTGGCTTAGTTGGAGTAGGATTTTCAACTGGTACAGTACTTGAACCTTGATTAGTTGAATTATTATTAGCTGGTGCTGCTGGCTTTGCTTTCAGCAGCTTAACCTTACTAATTAAGACATATCTACCGTGCCCAATTGCATAATACTTCTTGCCCCGAATCTTTTTCGTGCCATAAATTGTAATTTTCTTACCCTTTTTCAGGACTTTTTTACCAACACGATGACCTTTTTTATTGTAGACACGAGCATTTTTCTTAAGCTTAGCTTTCTTAGTTAATGCTGGAACATTCAATGTGGTCTTTGCAGTCACCGTATCGGCATTTACAGCATCATTGCTCAGAGCCAAACTTCCCCAAGTACACCCAAGAGCAACTGTTGCAATCATAATTTTGCGATAATTAATTTTCATTTTTCTCCATCCTTTTAAATACACAATATACTAAATATCATAGTTTTAATTTGGAATTTAGGCAATTTCCTGCAGCAATATTTATTTAATAATCACGCGCATCCCCGTTGGCGCATTGTGATAAAACCACCGCGCGTCACTGGTGCTTAAATGAATACAGCCATGAGAAGTCGGCTTTTTACCCAAACTTTTGGCAACCGACTTAATCGTTTTATGTTGCAAAGTGCACGGATTTTCATGAAACAGATATAGCCCACCTTGCAGCCAACCAACCGCATATCTGGCGCCCATTCCTTCACTAGCTGAATAAAACCACGGTGCGCGATAAGTATTTATCTTGTAATTGCCCCGTGGCGTTTGGTGATGTGCACCAGTAGAAACATAAAATTCATAGCGCGTCTTTTTGCCCCGCTTCAAATATGCCCGCTGCTTCTTAAGAGAGACAATGATGCGGTCCTTTTTGGCACTTAAGTGCTTGGGATACGGCTTAACTTCAGATGATTTTGTGTAGCTAATCGGCTCGCGCATATCCGCCTGTGGCACTTCATCACTAGCAGTGACTGACAATGGTCGACTCAATGCAAGACCGCCAATTACCAAGCTGACGCCTAGCAACCAAACTTTTTTAATCATTAATTTTTCTTTCCTAATTATTTACATTCCGATAAGCAAAACGCATTAACTTAACTGTATCGGAAAATTCATTTTCATCATTTAGCACAACTGTAATCAAGCCATCGCCTTTGCGGCAACTGCCAACAAAGCAGTAGCCAGCTCGCGGCGTCCAGCCAGTCTTCATCCCGTCAAGCTCAAAAGACTTATGGTAGTACTTGTGCCCCGGCAACATTCGGTTCTCGTTGACCAGCCATTGACCCGCAACCTTCATCGACCCAGTGGCAAAATACTTCATCAAACTGGGATAATCATGAGCGACGTGGTAAGCCACAATTGCTAAACTCTTAGCCGATAACAAATTGCCCGAAGTCCTGCCACCCTTGACGTAATAACCGTAACGAGCTAAGTCGTCATTTTCAAGCCCCGATGCTGAGACAAAGCGAGCCTTAATCTGCCACAACTTAGCCTGTTTGTTCATCATCGTAATAAATTTACGGTTTGACCCAGCAACCCACTGCCCTAAGCGAATTGCTGAATTATCGTCAGAGTCAATAATCGCCGATTCTAGTAACTGCTTAACCGTATACTTGCGGCCTTTTTTAGCATGAAAGCCGTCAAATCCAGGGTCAGCCCCCATTTTAATTAATGACTTGGAAAAGCTAAGCCGCTGCTTCCAATCTTGAGGGTAACTGGCCAACTTGCGTCTGGCTAAATAAATCGTCATTAATTTTCCTGTTGATGCAATTAAACGTTGTTTATTGGCATTTTTTTGCAATAAAATCGCACCAGTTTTGCGATTAAGCACAATATATGCCTTTGCTTTAGTCTTCGGCTTTTTAGCTTTTATTTGGTCGCCGCTCTGGCCAACTGTTGCAGCTTGATGATGACTATGACTATATAGCTGTGGATTATTCTCATCAGTTAATCCTGTACTAGTAGCCTTAACAGGAATAACTATGAAAATTAACAAACAAAATATTACAGCTATTCCAAGAGAGTAGCGCCTAGTTTTCAAGATTAAATTCCTCCTCCACGACTATCTATTAATATTTATTTTTAAAAATCAATTCATGTAGTTTATTATAGTATAAAATACTAACTGTGTATCGTATTTTTAAGAAAGGATTCCAATATGTCAATTAAAGTCAAACACTTCTTGACTGCTCTGTTAATCGGCGCGGCCTGTATTTATAGTGCCAACGTCAAAGTCATGGCTGCTACTCAAGAACCAGCACCAACTAATACTCCTAGTCAATCGTCACAAGATAATAACCAGCAACCTGCGCCAGCGAATCCAGCTGCTGCAAGCTCTGAACCTATTATTTATCAGCAACGGGGATCAGGCGTTATCTTTCAAACGCATTATGGCTTCAGCAAAAAGCTAAACAAAAAGGGCAAATCAGCTAAGGACTACTATAATAAGCATGTCAGCTATTCTAAAGTTGCCCAAACTGCTAAGGGGACTTTTGTTAAAACAAAATATGGCTGGCTAAATAAAAAGGCCTTCAATCAATATTTAATTACTAAA
The sequence above is a segment of the Lactobacillus sp. ESL0677 genome. Coding sequences within it:
- a CDS encoding SLAP domain-containing protein, producing MKINYRKIMIATVALGCTWGSLALSNDAVNADTVTAKTTLNVPALTKKAKLKKNARVYNKKGHRVGKKVLKKGKKITIYGTKKIRGKKYYAIGHGRYVLISKVKLLKAKPAAPANNNSTNQGSSTVPVENPTPTKPSEIKPADATKPAPTKPAPTKPAKKPKKHTIDDFSIGEFRAEFLKDLNAERAKRNLSPVTEDPHYDEVVQQRSALLPSNFDHVDAAGNFILENYFDNAGINYHSIAECIAMDPWGWIVNHNNNELEQSPTGGTSVEIADVAIYEYIYNDADSNWGHRDILLNANDKTIGVGAATEDDYIYSSVGVTY
- a CDS encoding L,D-transpeptidase, coding for MIKKVWLLGVSLVIGGLALSRPLSVTASDEVPQADMREPISYTKSSEVKPYPKHLSAKKDRIIVSLKKQRAYLKRGKKTRYEFYVSTGAHHQTPRGNYKINTYRAPWFYSASEGMGARYAVGWLQGGLYLFHENPCTLQHKTIKSVAKSLGKKPTSHGCIHLSTSDARWFYHNAPTGMRVIIK
- a CDS encoding serine hydrolase, coding for MKTRRYSLGIAVIFCLLIFIVIPVKATSTGLTDENNPQLYSHSHHQAATVGQSGDQIKAKKPKTKAKAYIVLNRKTGAILLQKNANKQRLIASTGKLMTIYLARRKLASYPQDWKQRLSFSKSLIKMGADPGFDGFHAKKGRKYTVKQLLESAIIDSDDNSAIRLGQWVAGSNRKFITMMNKQAKLWQIKARFVSASGLENDDLARYGYYVKGGRTSGNLLSAKSLAIVAYHVAHDYPSLMKYFATGSMKVAGQWLVNENRMLPGHKYYHKSFELDGMKTGWTPRAGYCFVGSCRKGDGLITVVLNDENEFSDTVKLMRFAYRNVNN